The window CCGGACTCCACAAAGTCAAATCCACCCCGAATCCGCGCGCCTCTAATCCTTGTTCCCAAATCGTGAACCCCAGCAGATCCATAGTGGAATTCGTTCATGATCGGGTGGACCGCTGGGAAACCCCGAATGACATCTGCCcatctcctctccttcataACTGTCCACGTTCGGCCGACCAGCCGTGCTTCGTGAACCTGTCCCTCAAACTTTGGTTCTCAAACAACTCCTCGCGACCAACTTGAGCCGACAACTGATCCGGTTTGAACCACTGGACGAAACCCGTGCTACACCCGCGGGCTCTGTTTTGCCGCATTCTGGCCGACAGAACCAACTTGCATTATTGGGGCGCTCTCCTGCTTCCAAGCTCCCCTTCCGAAAAGCCTCTTAATTTGCGCCATTGGAGGAGCTGTTACTGCGCCTGCAGGCTCGAAGTTGCTGAAAAACCAACTGGACGGCACAATGGACGGCTCCTATGGGAATGTATTTCCTACAAACCGGTCCATGTAAGCAGATTGTGCCACCCCGCTGCGTTCCCGTTGCCCAACCTCGGTGCGCACAGCAGTGCGTCGATGATACTGCTGAACTAacaccccctcttctccaggTCACCTGCTGTAGGGTCTCCGGCGCAAGCAAACGATATGTACAAGGTCAACGTTAGCAGACAAAAGACGAGAAAGTGGGCAAACTTCAAACCTCAGAACTATGATGGCGATGACTGGGGCGACGAGtacgaagacgacgagccTGAGCCGAACCCACCGCCGCAGTCGAAACCGATGGGACCGCGTTCCCCGACGGAACCACAGCAATTTCAGCGCGCTGTAACCATGCCGGAGAGCACAGGGTCGCTCGCTACGCTTCCATCACAATCTCATCAGCAGCCACGGAAGAGCAGCTTAGATGCCGCAACATCGCCCACAAGCCCGAGCTCGCTGGCTTCGCCGTCCAGATCCCCGTTCGTCCGACCGGCCGATATCTATCGCAAgttggaggaagaaagaaagcgtTCGTTAGAGTCTCCGAGGCCAGCTTTGAGCAGTGTTACGGGGCCACCTGTTGTCGACCGGCCACAATATGCCGCAGGAGCAGAAGCGGGAAGCagggaagatgaggaaagAACTGGTGTGAATCGAGATTCGAGACCTGGTTTGGCTACGGTTCCCGAGAGAAGGAGCGAATATGGGCTTGAAGGGCTTCTTGACAGCTACGGATCCGACGAGCCCAGCAATGAACCTGCGAGTTACACTCCTCATTATACAACCTCAGAGGCTCAACCTCCGGCGCATGCTGAAGATTCCAAGGTTGATGTAGGTAAGCAACTCCGGCGGTATTCAACAAGCCCCCAGCTACCGCTCGTGACCCGCATGTCGGGCTTTGGCGAAGACCTATTTTCCCCATCAAGCTTTCTCGACAGCTCAAACCGACAACCTTCTGTCCCAGCCGTTGGTGTCCCCGCCGTTGGTGTCCCCGCCGTTGGTGTCCCCGCCGTTGGTGtcccaacaacaagcacTACTACTGGCACCGCGCAGGTCTCAAATGATCCTTCACGGACACAGTCGCCAGCCCTTACACTTCGTCAACATCAGCCACAGCAATCACCCAGCACACCAGCAACTCAGGATATCAATTTGGCGTCGACCGCACCCGAAACCACAGCCGGGGAGACACCGTTGACCCACGATTCAAAGCATCCGGTCAGCCCGGCTGCCATGGAGCACGGGGCCGAAACTTCTAGTTCCGCCATTGCGGTTCAACAGGACTCTGGTGCGCCGCCGAGTTCGAACACTCCtgcccaacagcagccagcCGCAGATCTGCCGCGGGAACCTGCAGCAAACAAACAGTCCAACGAAAAAGGGATTCTCAGACCGTCGTTACCGGGTGGCTGGGTTTCCGAAACCCTAGCGACGCCAGGTCAAGCTTTGCTGCCTTCTCAGATTGAGCCCGTCCCAGCAGCAGTTGAGAGGGCTGGCGGAGACGCAAACTCGGGCACGCCAGCCGAACACGCTGCTTTCAGTATGGATAGCTCCCACGCACCTAGCTACGGCGGGGCAGGTCCTGTCAAAGAAAGCGGGCTGCTTGAAACACAAAAAGCACCTCTTCCACGCCCCGCCTCTCCTCGCGCGTTGCCACCACTCAGAACCACAAGCCCTTCGCTCGGCACAACATCTGCGATGGTTCCCGGCTCCGAATCAAAGGTGAGCTACGAAACGACCGAGAAGGTGGAGAGCGACGCTCTTGCGGCTCCCGAACCAACCACTACGACAACGGAAACCTCGGAAATCACGCCCACGGCGCCACTGAATCCACGTCGCGACCCGCCAGAGATCACCACTGATGTACATCCTGTCTTATCTCCGCCATCCTACGGGGCTGGGTCCATGCTGGAGGCAGACACAAGCTCGCCTTTGAAGGAGAACGATGTGCTGAGCGAAGAGATTATGAAGTCACTCAGTCCTGTCCAGTCAACAGAAGGATTCGGAAATATTCACGCAGACTCCGCGGACGCTTATCAAGCAGCCGCGCGGTCCCCTGTTCGGGAAAGCAGCTATCTGGGTGATGTTTATGATGACTACTGGACCGCGAGCGAAGAAAAGGTAGAAGCCGGGTTGCTTGCCGCTGCCGCAACTGGTCAGCAGCCGGAAGCAGGGAGACCCTCCGATGCCCCTAGCGTTTCTGTCGCGGAACCCCCCCGAGAAGAGACAGCTCCGTCGCTGGATGTGAAAGCTGTCGCCCTTTCCGCAAGCTCACCAACTAGCCCCGCGAAACCCGCAGCGTCGGAGGGCGGAGTTGGCAACACACCCGTGATGGAAGATACACGTAAGCGATTCTCATGGGAGGCTGGATTTAGCGATCCGGCGCCTGTGAGTATTCAGCCTGCGATAAAAGAACCGGCCGCTGAGCCGAAGTCTCTGGTACTTCCGGCCATCACAACACTACCAGCTGAGCTGGATGCCGCTCCATCAAGTCCTGCTCCTGGCTTGAAAGCCGACGCTGTGCCTCTTGCGGACACCGTCTCGCAAGCAAGCAGTACCCTTGCCCCTAGATCAGCCAACGCGACACCCATTGAACCACCATCTCCTATCTCAGTCCTTTCAGACAGACCTAATGGCAAAAGCCTAGCATACGCAGATGAAAAGATTGCTGTTGAGCCGCCAACGGGTGAAGAGCGTACATCGCCAACCCCTGAAAATATTGCaccacaagaacaacaacaacaacaacaacttgcTTCTCGGGCCGTGGCGCCGAGAAAAGGATCCATCAATATCCTTCCATTCCGGCAGGTTCTGGAGATGCCAATGCCGCTTGACAGGATTCGAACCTTTAACGATTCCAGAGCCCAGTTCGCCGCAATCGATACCGGGCTTGATGAGTGGCTCACGATGATGACATCGCGGCACCCCGAGCATACAAACGCATTTGTGGCAGGCTTTGGATCGCAGCAAGGGTTGTCACCGACCGGAGCCCCATCTCAACAGTTTGGTGGCAACGGCGCTCATGGCCTTCCGGCGAACATTCctatgccaccaccacatcaacacgGCGCAAGTGGATTTTCACATCTGCAACATAGTGCACAGGTACAGAAGAGCAAGGTGCTCTTGATGGCAGCAGGGAAAGCTGGAAAGGGATTGTTCAGCAAGGGCAGAAACAAGCTCCGGGAAACGGGTGACAAGGTGTTTTCAAGTTCATGATATGTGTcttctttgtctttttttggtCACGAACTTGCCcagctggggttgggttgtaTATTGTGTTAATACGGTTGGAAACTACGTTATTTATTTCCAGGTACAAGCATCAGCCACGTGAAGTCAGGTTTGGGCAGGTGGGTAggtggtttgttttggttaggaggagggttttcttttcatATAGGGAGGTGGCATCAGGGTATGGCATACAAACGTTGAAGATCACGGGAATTACACACAGACTGTTGAACAGATGAAAGCTATCATCGCCCATGGAACCTCTTGAAGGAGCATGACCTGTCTTTCACACATCAGACCAATACCTCCAAATGTCATTCTGCGGCAACCGAAACACAGTTATCATCACCGTTCAACGGCGTTTTGCCACACTGAGAGCAACACGATCAGTTCTTGACCCTGCGTAGCCGCCAGGTGATTCTACCCTTTGTGCAGCCTCGGAGTCTATATAAAGTCTCGTTCCATTGCATGAAGCAAGTGCCTTGTCCACCTTTCTACATTAGTTCCCTCATATATGTTCCTGTTCCTGCAGTATCAGTCCTCGGCACTTTAGATACACTTCGCGCACGTTGGTCTTTTTGCTTCTACTGCACACGATGAGATCTGGACACTATAAGTCATCAGGCACACCtggccaacatcaacctACCCACCATGGACAAGCAGTCACCAACTCAAGGTCGACACCAATGATCAACTATGGGCCTGACATGATCAACTACGGGCCTGGATCATTTACAAGCTCGGCAGGGGCAGCATCGGGATTCCTCACTCCCTCCATCAACTACGGCACTGGGATGTCACGACGGCTAGTTCCGGGGACATTCCCGCGTGTCGTTTGAGCAGTTGTCGGTAGAGATTCTGCGGAAACCGGTGCAGATGATGGGTGTTTTTTGGGGCCGGTTCCACCAGTGTTTGATaccgtttttttttttataaaaaaaataatcATTCCCCTGGGGGTGAACATCGATTAGCTGGGCGGTACAATTCTTTTGTTCAAGTCTCTTTGGAAAGCTGTTAGGAAGCTGGAGTTGATGATTGCCGAGAAATGTGGTGTGGCGAGTTCACTGTcagaggatgagaagggagTGCTGCTGTGGAGTTGGGAGAGGCTTGGGCTTGCAAGCAACTGATAGAAGATTATAACATACTCTTGATGGTGGAAATCgatcgaagaggaggacgaaatCGAAGTATTGGAGCGTAGGTGTTGAACCTCAGGGGGACTGTTAGATTAGGAtatggatgaggaggttttggtaAGCAGCATGGCATGAGAATAGAGGGCGGGCCCCTTTTCAGGAAGAACAGTGGAATTCAATACGGATATGCCTGAAGCAATCATCAGTTCTGTGCTTGACTGACAACCATTACCGTAGTAGCATTATTGACCAAAGAGATGGAGTTCAAAGACCACTTGTATGGGGGTCGGTAAAGACTCTACACGCGAGTGATATAACACTTGAAAGAACAATGATGCCGAATTTCATGTGCTACAATTTACAGTGaccaaggtaggtaggtaggacGGTACCTACCACGGAAGGACTGTACACACACACTGCCTTTTCTTATGCTCCTTCTCGCTGTCACGCGCCGTAGTTTAGCTTCTCTCATCACATCATCCACCGCGATTTCGGGGGTCTTGTTTGGGGTACTGCTGATCACAGCAAAGAACGGAAGTTGGGACAAGGCTGGGGGCCGCAAAAAGGCGATGAAACAAATTGAAGGATCTTGCTACGCAGTATCGATTTCCTCTCCAGGGCCAAATCCACAACACCTCCTCGGAGTCGAATCCGATCTACCCTGCAGTGTTCCCAATGCCCagccggctgctgctgagaggTCCAAAGACGCAACCAGCGTACCAAAATACTTCTTCTGTTCCACGGCTTCTCTGGCTTCCAACGCAACACAAAACCCGGGCATTGCACCACAAGACTCTCAAGGTGAGGATGATCACCAGGAGCCAAGAGGCAGCATACTCAGCACATGCTACCCTACGGCACAGCCCGCCTGGAGAAGTGATAGTGCCAGCCATTCTCCACGTTCGCAGTAACTCTAGCAAGGATCTGTGGGCACCCACTCATCGTGTCCCGGAGCCCGTTGTTTCCCACGCAAAAATAGCATGGTCGCGAAATGTTTACTCTACGGTTCTCAGCCCAGCGAGGCAGCATGATCTCAGCATCAAACGGCAATAAACAAAAGGGGAAAAGTGGTGGTAGAAGAACACGGGCCAGTGTAAGGCAGACCGGTAGTAACAGAAACTTTACTGTAAGTCCCCATCACCGGTCCACAGGGCATCAGGCTGCCATCTCagcccatcagcagcaacaaactCGGGCCCTTGGAGAAGCTGACCCCCTGTCTGCGGGGGCTGAACCTCGCATCCAAGACAAGGGTCCTCTTCTGCCAGCAATTTCGACCTCTCAAAAACAGGAAACTGCTGTCGCGTCTTA is drawn from Podospora pseudocomata strain CBS 415.72m chromosome 1 map unlocalized CBS415.72m_1, whole genome shotgun sequence and contains these coding sequences:
- a CDS encoding uncharacterized protein (EggNog:ENOG503P390) — protein: MDGSYGNVFPTNRSMSPAVGSPAQANDMYKVNVSRQKTRKWANFKPQNYDGDDWGDEYEDDEPEPNPPPQSKPMGPRSPTEPQQFQRAVTMPESTGSLATLPSQSHQQPRKSSLDAATSPTSPSSLASPSRSPFVRPADIYRKLEEERKRSLESPRPALSSVTGPPVVDRPQYAAGAEAGSREDEERTGVNRDSRPGLATVPERRSEYGLEGLLDSYGSDEPSNEPASYTPHYTTSEAQPPAHAEDSKVDVGKQLRRYSTSPQLPLVTRMSGFGEDLFSPSSFLDSSNRQPSVPAVGVPAVGVPTTSTTTGTAQVSNDPSRTQSPALTLRQHQPQQSPSTPATQDINLASTAPETTAGETPLTHDSKHPVSPAAMEHGAETSSSAIAVQQDSGAPPSSNTPAQQQPAADLPREPAANKQSNEKGILRPSLPGGWVSETLATPGQALLPSQIEPVPAAVERAGGDANSGTPAEHAAFSMDSSHAPSYGGAGPVKESGLLETQKAPLPRPASPRALPPLRTTSPSLGTTSAMVPGSESKVSYETTEKVESDALAAPEPTTTTTETSEITPTAPLNPRRDPPEITTDVHPVLSPPSYGAGSMLEADTSSPLKENDVLSEEIMKSLSPVQSTEGFGNIHADSADAYQAAARSPVRESSYLGDVYDDYWTASEEKVEAGLLAAAATGQQPEAGRPSDAPSVSVAEPPREETAPSLDVKAVALSASSPTSPAKPAASEGGVGNTPVMEDTRKRFSWEAGFSDPAPVSIQPAIKEPAAEPKSLVLPAITTLPAELDAAPSSPAPGLKADAVPLADTVSQASSTLAPRSANATPIEPPSPISVLSDRPNGKSLAYADEKIAVEPPTGEERTSPTPENIAPQEQQQQQQLASRAVAPRKGSINILPFRQVLEMPMPLDRIRTFNDSRAQFAAIDTGLDEWLTMMTSRHPEHTNAFVAGFGSQQGLSPTGAPSQQFGGNGAHGLPANIPMPPPHQHGASGFSHLQHSAQVQKSKVLLMAAGKAGKGLFSKGRNKLRETGDKVFSSS